In one Streptomyces sp. T12 genomic region, the following are encoded:
- a CDS encoding class I SAM-dependent methyltransferase yields MPTSKAPGAVPVRNDDVDWDSWPVQDYLAENYRELHPSDAAVIAHHAGLFRELVPGSIARSVEFGAGPNLYPLMLAASAGRRVDAVEAGAANVAYLTGQLHLGPDASWQPFYALCRRNVPSLPASLPEALSRVRVVHGDVRALPPGMYGLASMHFVAEGATEDFTEFTEFCRLFAHCVVPGGYLVAAFMENMPTYRIGRASRWPGCPVDPDAVREVFAPLTERLSVTRINADPTLPDYGDSGMVLMTGRTPSPPRRCG; encoded by the coding sequence ATGCCTACGTCCAAGGCCCCGGGTGCCGTGCCGGTCCGCAACGACGACGTGGACTGGGACAGCTGGCCCGTCCAGGACTACCTCGCCGAGAACTACCGCGAGCTGCACCCGTCCGACGCGGCGGTCATCGCCCACCACGCGGGGCTGTTCCGGGAGTTGGTGCCCGGGAGCATCGCACGGTCCGTGGAGTTCGGTGCCGGACCCAACCTGTACCCGCTCATGCTGGCCGCCTCCGCCGGCCGCCGCGTCGACGCCGTGGAGGCGGGTGCGGCCAACGTCGCCTATCTGACCGGGCAGCTCCACCTCGGCCCCGACGCCAGCTGGCAGCCCTTCTACGCGCTGTGCAGGCGGAATGTCCCGAGCCTTCCGGCTTCCCTCCCGGAGGCACTGTCTCGGGTACGTGTCGTGCACGGTGACGTCCGGGCCCTGCCGCCCGGCATGTACGGTCTCGCCTCGATGCACTTCGTGGCCGAGGGCGCGACCGAGGACTTCACGGAGTTCACCGAGTTCTGCCGCCTCTTCGCCCACTGCGTCGTCCCGGGCGGGTATCTCGTGGCCGCGTTCATGGAGAACATGCCCACGTACCGCATCGGCCGTGCCTCACGCTGGCCGGGCTGCCCGGTGGACCCGGACGCCGTCCGGGAGGTGTTCGCGCCGCTGACCGAGCGGCTCTCGGTGACCCGGATCAACGCCGACCCGACTCTCCCGGACTACGGCGACTCGGGG